From a region of the Roseivirga sp. 4D4 genome:
- a CDS encoding GatB/YqeY domain-containing protein encodes MSLKQQIEADIKTAMLAKQKDELQALRAIKSMILLAETEKGNDGSVSVDAELKLLMKAVKQRKDSAQIYKDQGRDDLMETELKEIAVIEKYLPKQLSEDEIRSELVKIIEQMGASGPQDMGKVMGMASKALAGKADGKTISGIVKSILVG; translated from the coding sequence ATGAGCTTAAAACAACAAATCGAAGCAGATATCAAAACCGCCATGTTAGCGAAGCAAAAAGATGAGCTTCAGGCGTTGCGGGCAATCAAATCAATGATTTTGCTTGCAGAAACTGAAAAAGGAAATGACGGTTCTGTATCAGTTGACGCTGAACTTAAATTGTTGATGAAGGCTGTCAAACAGAGAAAAGATTCAGCACAGATCTACAAGGATCAAGGACGCGATGACCTTATGGAAACGGAACTCAAAGAGATTGCTGTAATCGAAAAGTATCTACCAAAGCAATTGTCTGAGGATGAAATTCGTTCAGAACTTGTGAAAATCATTGAGCAGATGGGTGCTTCAGGCCCTCAGGATATGGGCAAAGTAATGGGTATGGCATCTAAAGCACTCGCAGGCAAGGCAGACGGAAAAACCATATCTGGTATCGTGAAATCAATTTTGGTAGGCTAG
- a CDS encoding pyridoxine 5'-phosphate synthase, whose amino-acid sequence MTRLSVNINKVATLRNARGGDNPNVVKVAQDAERFGAQGITVHPRPDERHITTQDVYDLKDVVTTEFNIEGYPDERFLKILEDVRPDQATLVPDPPYVLTSNAGWDTVTHKDKLKELIEHIKSMGIRTSIFVEPELSIIEGAAKVGTDRIELYTEMYATGHKTNPQEAIAPYKESSKRAHELGLGINAGHDLDLTNLNYLKQELVSLDEVSIGHALFCDALYYGLENTIQLYLRELK is encoded by the coding sequence ATGACTAGACTTAGTGTTAACATTAACAAAGTAGCAACACTGCGAAATGCACGAGGCGGTGACAACCCAAATGTGGTAAAAGTGGCTCAAGATGCGGAGCGTTTTGGAGCACAAGGAATTACGGTACATCCCAGACCGGATGAAAGACATATTACAACCCAAGACGTATATGACCTTAAGGATGTGGTGACGACAGAGTTCAATATTGAGGGTTACCCTGATGAAAGGTTTTTAAAAATTCTTGAGGATGTAAGGCCTGATCAGGCTACACTTGTTCCAGACCCTCCATATGTTCTGACTTCAAATGCTGGTTGGGATACTGTTACTCACAAAGACAAGCTGAAGGAGTTGATTGAGCATATTAAATCGATGGGTATTCGAACTTCAATTTTCGTAGAGCCTGAGCTGTCAATCATTGAGGGCGCTGCTAAAGTTGGAACTGATCGGATCGAGCTGTATACCGAAATGTATGCTACAGGCCACAAGACCAATCCACAAGAAGCGATTGCCCCATATAAAGAATCATCTAAGAGAGCACATGAATTAGGCTTAGGGATAAACGCAGGCCACGATCTTGATTTAACTAACCTGAATTATTTGAAGCAGGAGTTGGTTAGCTTGGATGAAGTAAGTATTGGACATGCCTTGTTTTGTGATGCGCTATATTATGGCCTCGAAAATACCATTCAACTATATTTAAGAGAATTAAAATAA
- a CDS encoding CvpA family protein encodes MKTLDIILIIPLVFGAAMGYKKGLLLEIFGILAFVLAIIGGFKLMELGMSYLSDYFEGIDHLLPFISFLIIFIAIILLVNMLGKLVKKMVDMTLLGGVDKFAGALIGIVKWAIGLSIILWLTNNFGIELPGQDEELVLYPFLAELGPNLIASLDVVLPFAEEMLESIKELISPV; translated from the coding sequence TTGAAAACACTGGATATCATACTGATTATCCCTCTGGTTTTCGGAGCCGCTATGGGCTATAAAAAAGGCCTTCTACTAGAGATTTTTGGAATCTTGGCTTTTGTACTTGCGATAATAGGGGGCTTCAAACTTATGGAGCTCGGTATGTCCTACCTCTCTGATTATTTCGAGGGTATTGATCATCTACTTCCCTTTATATCTTTTTTGATCATATTTATCGCCATCATTCTTCTGGTGAATATGCTTGGAAAATTAGTTAAGAAGATGGTAGATATGACCCTGTTAGGTGGGGTAGATAAGTTTGCTGGGGCGTTAATAGGCATTGTCAAGTGGGCTATTGGTTTGAGTATCATCTTATGGTTGACGAATAACTTCGGGATTGAACTGCCGGGCCAGGATGAAGAATTGGTGCTTTATCCATTTCTAGCTGAACTCGGTCCAAATCTTATTGCCTCCTTGGATGTGGTTCTCCCTTTTGCAGAAGAAATGCTTGAATCCATCAAAGAGTTAATCT